One Streptomyces sp. L2 genomic window carries:
- a CDS encoding nuclear transport factor 2 family protein, with protein MPIQPAKLSDPSVRAFVTAVNAHDREGFMSLLSPDATMADDGSDRDLAQWIDQEIFSSHGHMDVDNESNGGHSLIARYRNDTWGEMRTRWSFTVEDDGRISRFETGQA; from the coding sequence ATGCCGATTCAGCCAGCCAAGCTCTCGGACCCCTCCGTCCGCGCCTTCGTCACCGCCGTCAACGCGCACGACCGCGAGGGCTTCATGTCCCTCCTCTCGCCCGACGCCACCATGGCCGACGACGGCTCCGACCGTGACCTCGCCCAGTGGATCGACCAGGAGATCTTCTCCTCCCACGGCCACATGGACGTCGACAACGAGTCCAACGGCGGCCACTCCCTCATCGCCCGCTACCGCAACGACACCTGGGGCGAGATGCGCACCCGGTGGAGCTTCACCGTGGAGGATGATGGCCGGATCTCGCGGTTCGAGACCGGGCAGGCGTAA